The proteins below are encoded in one region of Acidobacteriota bacterium:
- a CDS encoding NAD+ synthase: MRLVLIALNPTVGDVEGNARLIEEGLATARRQGADLVVFPELAVCGYPPRDLLLEGAFIEACGRAVANLTRLTADGPAAVIGFPRPVPGGLANSLVLAAGGRQAALYDKRLLPTYDVFDEHRYFRPGDLPVVAEIAGRRVGLSICEDLWKGEDAGFAARYREGSDPVADLAARGAEIVVSPSASPFVLGKQRRHQRILAAHARRHRVTMVSVNQLGGNDDLVFDGRLSVYAPGGACVAGSRAFDSEPLVVELPAVADDTPGAEEEGDLDLELFKALRLGIADYLRKTGFDKALIGLSGGIDSAVTAALAVAALGPGRVRGVALPGKYSSEHSLRDAEELARRLGIAYQVIPISAAFEGFRELLDAAFRENGEARLGERLPDLAEENLQARVRGTVLMALSNRSGAIVLTTGNKSELAVGYCTLYGDMNGGLAVLSDVAKTQVYRLARLLDARPSECGLAGPPIPESTITKPPSAELAPDQRDSDSLPPYDVLDEIVQRYVEDRHSAATIAEATGFDPELVGRIVRLITRNEYKRKQAAIGLKVTSVAFGRGRRMPIAQGWTR, from the coding sequence ATGCGCCTGGTCCTGATCGCATTGAATCCCACTGTCGGCGACGTGGAGGGCAACGCCCGCCTCATCGAGGAGGGCCTGGCCACGGCCCGTCGCCAGGGAGCCGACCTGGTCGTCTTTCCAGAGCTGGCGGTCTGCGGCTATCCTCCCCGGGATCTCTTGCTCGAGGGGGCCTTCATCGAGGCCTGCGGCCGGGCCGTGGCGAATTTGACACGCCTGACGGCGGACGGGCCCGCCGCGGTGATCGGTTTCCCCCGTCCTGTCCCGGGAGGGCTGGCCAACAGCCTGGTTCTGGCCGCCGGTGGCCGCCAGGCGGCACTCTACGACAAGCGCCTGCTGCCGACCTACGACGTGTTCGACGAGCACCGTTATTTCCGGCCGGGCGACCTGCCGGTGGTAGCCGAGATCGCCGGACGGCGCGTGGGGCTTTCCATCTGCGAAGATTTGTGGAAAGGGGAAGACGCGGGTTTCGCCGCCCGTTATCGGGAGGGGAGTGACCCCGTCGCCGACCTGGCGGCCCGGGGCGCCGAGATCGTCGTCTCACCGTCTGCCAGCCCCTTCGTCCTGGGCAAGCAAAGGCGACACCAGCGGATCCTCGCCGCGCACGCGCGGCGCCACCGCGTGACGATGGTCTCCGTCAACCAGCTCGGGGGCAACGACGACCTGGTCTTCGACGGGCGTTTGAGCGTCTACGCACCGGGGGGAGCGTGCGTCGCGGGTTCCCGGGCCTTCGATTCCGAGCCCCTGGTGGTGGAGTTGCCCGCTGTCGCCGACGATACGCCGGGGGCGGAGGAAGAGGGCGACCTGGATCTCGAACTCTTCAAGGCCTTGCGCCTGGGCATCGCGGACTACCTGCGCAAGACCGGGTTCGACAAGGCGTTGATCGGCCTGTCGGGGGGCATCGACTCGGCGGTCACCGCCGCCCTGGCCGTCGCCGCCCTGGGGCCGGGGCGGGTGCGCGGGGTGGCCCTGCCCGGTAAATACTCCTCGGAGCATTCCCTGCGCGACGCCGAGGAACTGGCTCGGCGCCTGGGGATCGCCTACCAGGTGATTCCCATTTCTGCTGCCTTCGAGGGGTTCCGCGAGCTTCTCGACGCGGCCTTTCGCGAAAACGGGGAGGCCCGGCTCGGCGAGCGCCTGCCGGACCTGGCCGAAGAGAACCTTCAAGCCCGGGTCCGTGGCACGGTGCTGATGGCCCTTTCCAACCGCAGTGGCGCCATCGTGCTGACCACGGGTAACAAGAGCGAACTCGCGGTGGGCTACTGTACCCTCTACGGCGACATGAACGGTGGCCTGGCGGTGCTCTCCGACGTGGCCAAGACCCAGGTCTACCGCCTTGCCCGGCTGCTCGATGCCCGTCCGTCCGAGTGCGGCCTGGCCGGGCCGCCGATTCCGGAAAGCACGATCACCAAGCCACCCAGCGCAGAGCTGGCTCCCGACCAGCGGGACAGCGATTCCCTGCCGCCCTACGACGTGCTCGACGAGATCGTGCAGCGCTACGTGGAAGATCGGCACTCGGCCGCGACCATCGCGGAGGCCACCGGCTTCGATCCTGAACTCGTCGGTCGCATCGTTCGCCTGATCACCCGCAACGAGTACAAGCGCAAACAGGCCGCCATCGGCCTGAAGGTTACCTCCGTCGCCTTCGGCCGCGGTCGCCGCATGCCCATCGCCCAGGGCTGGACCCGCTGA
- a CDS encoding aminopeptidase — translation MDSGISKKDLETWADYLLDHSLGGIRPEDVVMLKGEPITWPLLSILQDKVFAAGAVADLNLVAPDNDRGKVWGASIARHGTIAQIERVPAWHRQRYEAMTKYLEVLGAECPDLFTGLPEETAQAVMRVDEPIKEIRLLKPWVITLYPTQAFADLEEMSLEEYTRVIVSASTTDPLQLERIEAPLHELMSRTRTIRVVTAHPDGRELTLRLSIAGRNVIKCTGKRNFPDGEVFTSPDARSVEGEIFVDMPVFYGGTTIRGVYLRFVDGVIQEYSALEGGDALAKIIETDDGSHRLGEIALGMNAGIEKVLRHPLFVEKVGGTLHIAIGASYPECFVDDPASGEGRRRCDELYREGLLNRSAQHVDIVTDFRPGGAGRAVYFDDTRLEVRDRIWVAP, via the coding sequence ATGGACAGCGGCATCTCGAAAAAAGACCTGGAAACCTGGGCCGACTACCTTCTCGACCACTCCCTGGGAGGCATCCGCCCCGAAGACGTGGTGATGCTCAAGGGGGAGCCCATCACCTGGCCCCTGCTCTCGATCCTCCAGGACAAGGTCTTCGCCGCCGGAGCCGTCGCCGATCTGAACCTGGTGGCTCCGGACAACGACCGGGGCAAGGTCTGGGGCGCGTCCATCGCGCGCCATGGCACCATCGCGCAGATCGAGCGGGTCCCGGCCTGGCATCGCCAGCGCTACGAGGCGATGACCAAGTACCTCGAGGTCCTCGGCGCCGAATGCCCCGACCTTTTCACCGGATTGCCCGAAGAAACGGCCCAGGCGGTGATGCGGGTCGACGAACCGATCAAGGAGATCCGGCTGCTCAAGCCCTGGGTGATCACCCTCTACCCGACCCAGGCCTTCGCCGATCTCGAGGAGATGAGTCTCGAGGAGTACACCCGGGTGATCGTCTCCGCCTCCACCACCGACCCCCTGCAGCTCGAGCGTATCGAAGCGCCGCTGCACGAGTTGATGTCCCGCACCCGCACCATCCGGGTCGTCACCGCGCATCCCGACGGGAGGGAGCTGACCCTGCGACTCTCCATCGCCGGCCGCAACGTGATCAAGTGCACCGGCAAGCGCAACTTCCCCGACGGAGAGGTCTTCACCAGCCCCGACGCCCGCAGCGTGGAAGGCGAAATCTTCGTCGACATGCCTGTGTTCTACGGCGGAACGACGATTCGCGGTGTCTACCTGCGCTTCGTCGACGGCGTGATCCAGGAATACTCGGCCCTCGAAGGCGGCGACGCCCTGGCCAAGATCATCGAGACCGACGACGGCTCCCATCGCCTCGGTGAAATCGCCCTGGGTATGAACGCTGGCATCGAGAAGGTGCTGCGCCATCCGCTCTTCGTCGAGAAGGTGGGCGGCACCCTGCACATCGCCATCGGCGCGAGTTACCCCGAGTGCTTCGTCGACGACCCCGCCTCCGGGGAAGGCCGGCGGCGCTGCGACGAGCTGTACCGCGAGGGCCTGCTCAACCGCTCGGCCCAACACGTGGACATCGTCACCGACTTCCGGCCGGGAGGCGCGGGAAGAGCCGTGTACTTCGACGACACCCGCCTCGAGGTGCGTGACAGGATCTGGGTCGCCCCTTGA